CTCGAGGGTGATCGATCCGTCCGCTGTGGTCTCGCCGTGCCCGATGCCGAGGTGGTGCTCGAGCGCGGCGAGGATGGCGTCGCCGCCCATGACCGCGCAGAGCGTGTTGGTGCAGACTCCGACGTGGTAGTCGCCGGTGGGGGTGCGCCGGAACATCGAGTAGAAAGTGGCCACCGCGGTGACTTCGGCGCCGGTCAAACCCAGTTGCTCGGCGCAGAATTCGATGCCGGTGCCGGTGACGTAGCCTTCCTCGGACTGCACCAGGTGCAGGAGCGGCAGCAGCGCCGAGCGCGGATGCGGATAGCGCGCGATGATCTCCTTGGCGTCGGTTTCCAGCCGTTCTCGCACGAAAGGCTGATAGGGCTCGGGCCGGGTGCTGAGCTTCAGCAGGACTTGCGTCCCGCCGGTCCAGTAGCCACCGCCGTTCGGGCTGTCACCGTGCG
Above is a genomic segment from Nocardia sputorum containing:
- the nuoE gene encoding NADH-quinone oxidoreductase subunit NuoE; translation: MNQTTHGDSPNGGGYWTGGTQVLLKLSTRPEPYQPFVRERLETDAKEIIARYPHPRSALLPLLHLVQSEEGYVTGTGIEFCAEQLGLTGAEVTAVATFYSMFRRTPTGDYHVGVCTNTLCAVMGGDAILAALEHHLGIGHGETTADGSITLEHVECNAACDFAPVVMVNWEFFDNQTPESAQALVDALRAGQQVTPTRGAPLCTFKQTARILAGFPDERPGVLDGAAGDATLAGLRVAREQGMRAPAPHEDPEGPR